A stretch of the Deinococcus sp. Leaf326 genome encodes the following:
- a CDS encoding metallophosphoesterase: MRVAVISDVHGNAYALEAVLAEVRAASPDLTVNLGDQVEGAADPARAYALQAALGAAEVRGNNEEKLWPGGRRSPVSRDFGAWLGTQVGTAALERLAALPLTLRAGGLFVCHGSPTSAWEHLLWVWDHGRPGEAGFYRSRDPRELRALVEPLGTEVVLCGHTHRPGATRVGDTLVVNVGSVSDQADGDPRARWTLLERRGGHWTTEFRAVAYDVEAAVAWGRANSPFGEYLEPLLRTGSLEGRGDTALPGVP, translated from the coding sequence GTGCGAGTGGCGGTCATCAGCGATGTTCACGGCAATGCCTACGCCCTGGAGGCCGTGCTGGCCGAGGTCCGGGCCGCCTCGCCCGACCTGACCGTGAACCTGGGTGACCAGGTCGAGGGTGCGGCGGACCCGGCGCGGGCCTACGCCCTGCAGGCCGCTCTGGGCGCGGCCGAGGTGCGCGGCAACAACGAGGAGAAACTGTGGCCCGGCGGCCGGCGCAGCCCGGTCTCGCGCGATTTCGGGGCGTGGCTCGGGACGCAGGTGGGTACGGCGGCCCTGGAGCGCCTCGCCGCGCTGCCGCTCACGCTGCGGGCGGGGGGGCTGTTCGTGTGCCACGGATCGCCCACGAGCGCCTGGGAGCACCTGCTATGGGTCTGGGACCACGGCCGGCCGGGCGAGGCGGGGTTCTACCGGTCGCGTGACCCGCGCGAACTGCGCGCCCTGGTAGAGCCGTTGGGGACCGAGGTCGTGCTGTGCGGGCACACCCACCGCCCCGGCGCGACCCGTGTGGGCGACACCCTGGTGGTCAATGTGGGCTCGGTGAGCGACCAGGCCGACGGCGATCCGCGGGCCCGCTGGACCCTGCTGGAGCGCCGGGGGGGCCACTGGACGACCGAGTTCCGCGCGGTCGCCTACGACGTGGAGGCAGCAGTGGCCTGGGGCCGGGCAAACTCGCCGTTCGGGGAGTATCTGGAGCCCCTGCTGCGCACCGGCAGTCTGGAAGGCCGGGGCGATACGGCGCTGCCCGGAGTACCTTAA
- a CDS encoding DUF4163 domain-containing protein, with product MTLRRAAALLALALCASAGAQDLRECGGSPGLPAWVKTGTFQGTLGGRPVALALDRQQTDQAYFYTRYNVDISLTPFQSGNVLILQEEVWQGPGDGLKVTGCFTLRPSGTGLSGEWRRTVKAAPLPVRLTALNVAGVPLQNSSSPGLLKLRAENPLAFLKLNRPWAAAANGRSVREPVSGLSYPQVPGAGAGLRAALQDRLLENAENALDCRSRLGASDEDDGYELTATVTLNTARLLSVREDVWYYCGGAHPDNYTLGLIFDRATGRPVAPGAIWKGLTPARQKALYLAAFTPDPECRGVLNEMAPDFTANLSKRGLELTPTSLPHVVVACGETATVTYSRLRDEANPASPYFGEFYPR from the coding sequence ATGACCCTGCGCCGCGCCGCTGCCCTGCTGGCCCTCGCCCTGTGTGCCTCGGCCGGCGCGCAGGACCTGCGTGAATGCGGCGGCTCGCCCGGCCTGCCCGCCTGGGTCAAGACCGGAACCTTTCAGGGGACGCTGGGGGGGCGGCCGGTCGCGCTGGCCCTGGACCGGCAGCAGACCGATCAGGCCTATTTCTATACGCGCTACAACGTGGACATCTCGCTGACCCCCTTCCAGTCGGGCAACGTCCTGATCCTCCAGGAAGAAGTCTGGCAGGGACCGGGCGACGGCCTGAAGGTCACCGGCTGCTTCACCCTGCGGCCCTCGGGCACGGGCCTGAGCGGCGAGTGGCGCAGGACAGTGAAGGCCGCGCCCCTGCCTGTGCGGCTCACGGCGCTGAACGTGGCGGGAGTACCCCTCCAGAACTCCTCCTCGCCGGGCCTGCTGAAGCTGCGCGCCGAGAACCCGCTGGCGTTTCTGAAACTGAACCGGCCCTGGGCCGCGGCGGCGAACGGGCGCAGCGTGCGCGAGCCGGTCTCGGGCCTGAGCTACCCGCAGGTGCCGGGGGCAGGGGCGGGGCTGCGCGCCGCGCTGCAGGACCGGCTGCTGGAGAATGCCGAGAACGCCCTGGACTGCCGCTCGCGTCTCGGCGCTTCGGACGAGGACGACGGCTACGAACTGACGGCGACCGTGACCTTAAACACTGCGCGCCTGCTGAGCGTGCGCGAGGACGTGTGGTACTACTGCGGCGGCGCGCATCCCGACAACTACACCCTGGGCCTGATTTTCGACCGCGCGACTGGGCGGCCCGTCGCCCCCGGCGCGATCTGGAAGGGCCTGACCCCCGCGCGGCAGAAGGCGCTGTATCTCGCGGCCTTCACCCCCGATCCCGAATGCCGCGGCGTTTTGAACGAGATGGCGCCGGACTTCACCGCCAACCTGAGCAAGAGGGGGCTGGAGCTGACCCCCACCTCGCTGCCGCATGTAGTCGTGGCCTGCGGCGAGACGGCGACCGTAACCTACAGCCGCCTGCGCGACGAGGCGAATCCGGCGTCGCCCTACTTCGGCGAGTTCTACCCCCGCTGA
- a CDS encoding MBL fold metallo-hydrolase, whose amino-acid sequence MSDPHRPALPRPPAPPVPTFGGVQVLRPDVMRVRLPLVNAYLLGQPSGDWVLVDAGMPGTAGLIRRAAAQVHGDRAPSAILLTHGHLDHVGALHALLRHWWVPVYVHPLELPYLSGEAPYPFPDPTVGGGMSLLSPAFLPGPFDFRPQVRALPDGGEVPHLPGWRWLHTPGHSSGHVSLWREADRTLVAGDAFVTTPQERVRGALRLEPTVVQRPPPYYTPNWDAARDSVRALAALDPELAATGHGNPMSGAELTQELTRLARNFDEAARPPRGWYRRHPVPVARARAGAPDPLRTYVLAALAGLGALWFLAPRRRR is encoded by the coding sequence ATGAGCGACCCCCACCGCCCGGCCCTGCCCCGTCCCCCCGCGCCGCCCGTTCCGACCTTTGGCGGCGTTCAGGTTCTGCGCCCCGACGTGATGCGCGTGCGGCTGCCCCTGGTGAACGCCTACCTGCTGGGCCAGCCAAGCGGAGACTGGGTGCTGGTGGACGCGGGGATGCCCGGCACAGCGGGCCTGATCCGCCGGGCCGCGGCGCAGGTCCACGGCGACCGGGCGCCGAGCGCCATCCTGCTCACCCATGGGCACCTCGACCACGTAGGCGCCCTGCACGCGTTACTGCGCCACTGGTGGGTGCCGGTGTACGTGCACCCGCTGGAGCTGCCATACCTGAGCGGCGAGGCGCCCTATCCCTTTCCCGACCCCACGGTAGGCGGCGGCATGAGCCTGCTCTCGCCCGCCTTCCTGCCCGGTCCCTTCGATTTCCGGCCGCAGGTGCGCGCCCTGCCGGACGGAGGCGAGGTGCCGCACCTGCCGGGGTGGCGCTGGCTGCACACGCCGGGCCACAGCAGTGGGCACGTCTCGCTGTGGCGGGAGGCCGACCGCACGCTAGTCGCGGGCGACGCCTTCGTGACCACGCCCCAGGAGCGGGTGCGCGGCGCGCTGCGGCTGGAACCCACCGTGGTGCAGCGTCCCCCGCCCTACTACACCCCCAACTGGGACGCGGCGCGTGACTCGGTGCGCGCGCTGGCCGCACTGGACCCCGAACTGGCCGCCACCGGCCACGGCAACCCCATGTCGGGCGCCGAGCTGACCCAGGAGCTGACCCGGCTGGCGCGCAACTTCGACGAAGCGGCCCGCCCACCGCGCGGCTGGTACCGCCGCCACCCGGTGCCGGTCGCCCGCGCCCGGGCCGGAGCACCCGACCCCCTGCGGACCTACGTACTGGCCGCACTGGCCGGCCTGGGGGCGCTGTGGTTCCTCGCGCCGCGCCGCCGCAGGTGA
- the lepA gene encoding translation elongation factor 4 — protein MTEGPAASNANIRNFSIIAHVDHGKSTLADRILERLGAMGERDKRDQTLDTLELERERGITIKSTPIRLEYRRENGEEYVFNLIDTPGHVDFNYEVSRSLAACEGVLLLVDASQGVEAQTIVNAYLAIDSNLEIVPVINKIDLPAADPEGAARELEEVIGIPAEDAVFASGKTGVGVPDILEAIVDRIPPPPGDPAAPLKALIFDSFFDAYQGVILFVRVLEGTVKAKDKITLFSNGKGFDVDKVGTFTPGLVVGDRLIAGSVGWIAAGVKDIHDAQVGDTITDREHPTTEPFPGFKPAQPVVFSGLYPTDTEDYRKLREALEKLKLNDAAFSFEPETSEALGFGFRCGFLGLLHAEIIQERLEREYDLDLIATAPAVIYRVTLTNGDIFETQNPAEFPTRDRISNIEEPYIKLSVMLPEEFVGPVMQLLQERRGAMQTMNYVGKRVELLYEVPFGEILYDFHDRLKSISRGYASMDYEQIGYREGDLLKVDIMVNNEVIDALAVIVHETKTYGLGRKIVDKMAEVIPRQMFPVPIQATIGGKIIARATVKAFRKDVLAKCYGGDISRKKKLLNKQKKGRARMKQFGTVEVPQEAFLAVLSTDE, from the coding sequence GTGACCGAAGGCCCCGCCGCTTCCAACGCGAATATTCGCAACTTTTCCATCATCGCCCATGTGGACCACGGCAAGTCCACGCTGGCCGACCGCATTCTGGAGCGGCTGGGCGCCATGGGCGAGCGCGACAAACGCGACCAGACCCTCGATACCCTCGAACTGGAGCGCGAGCGCGGCATCACCATCAAGTCGACGCCCATCCGGCTGGAGTACCGACGGGAAAACGGTGAGGAATACGTCTTCAACCTCATCGACACGCCCGGCCACGTGGACTTCAACTATGAGGTGTCGCGTTCCCTGGCTGCCTGCGAGGGCGTGCTGCTGCTCGTGGACGCCTCGCAGGGCGTCGAGGCGCAGACCATCGTGAACGCGTACCTCGCCATCGACAGCAACCTCGAGATCGTGCCGGTCATCAACAAGATCGACCTGCCCGCCGCTGACCCCGAGGGCGCCGCGCGCGAACTCGAGGAAGTGATCGGCATTCCGGCCGAGGACGCCGTCTTCGCCTCGGGCAAGACGGGCGTGGGCGTACCCGACATCCTCGAAGCCATCGTCGACCGCATTCCGCCGCCCCCCGGCGACCCCGCCGCGCCGCTCAAGGCCCTGATCTTCGACTCGTTTTTCGACGCCTACCAGGGCGTGATCCTGTTCGTGCGCGTGCTGGAAGGCACCGTCAAGGCCAAGGACAAGATCACCCTGTTCTCCAACGGCAAGGGCTTCGACGTGGACAAGGTCGGCACCTTCACGCCGGGCCTGGTCGTGGGCGACCGCCTGATCGCCGGGTCGGTGGGCTGGATCGCCGCCGGGGTCAAGGACATCCACGACGCGCAGGTGGGCGACACCATCACAGACCGCGAGCACCCCACCACCGAGCCGTTCCCCGGCTTCAAGCCCGCGCAGCCGGTGGTGTTCTCGGGCCTGTACCCCACCGACACCGAGGACTACCGCAAGCTGCGCGAGGCGCTCGAAAAGCTCAAGCTCAACGACGCGGCCTTCAGTTTCGAGCCCGAGACCTCCGAGGCGCTGGGCTTCGGCTTCCGCTGCGGCTTCCTGGGACTACTGCACGCCGAGATCATTCAGGAGCGGCTGGAGCGCGAGTACGACCTCGACCTGATTGCCACCGCCCCCGCCGTGATCTACCGCGTCACCCTGACCAACGGCGACATCTTCGAGACCCAGAACCCGGCCGAGTTCCCGACCCGCGACCGCATCAGCAACATCGAGGAACCGTACATCAAGCTCTCGGTGATGCTGCCCGAGGAGTTCGTGGGGCCGGTCATGCAGCTCCTGCAGGAGCGCCGGGGCGCCATGCAGACCATGAACTATGTGGGCAAGCGCGTGGAACTGCTGTACGAGGTGCCCTTCGGCGAGATCCTCTACGACTTCCACGACCGCCTCAAGAGCATCAGCCGGGGCTACGCCAGCATGGACTATGAGCAGATCGGCTACCGCGAGGGCGACCTGCTCAAGGTGGACATCATGGTCAACAACGAGGTCATCGACGCGCTGGCCGTCATCGTCCACGAGACCAAGACCTACGGCCTGGGCCGCAAGATCGTGGACAAGATGGCGGAGGTTATTCCGCGCCAGATGTTTCCCGTGCCGATCCAGGCGACCATCGGCGGCAAGATCATCGCCCGCGCCACAGTCAAGGCCTTCCGCAAGGACGTGCTCGCCAAGTGCTACGGCGGCGACATCTCGCGCAAGAAAAAGCTGCTCAACAAGCAGAAGAAGGGCCGCGCCCGCATGAAGCAGTTCGGGACGGTCGAGGTGCCCCAGGAAGCCTTCCTGGCCGTGCTGAGCACCGACGAGTAA
- a CDS encoding thioesterase family protein — MTRPVPHLRAAYPHLHPTPTRWADNDVYGHVNNVTYYAYFDTAVNTYLARAGVLDPQRGAVIGLVVETGCAFFAPASFPDALLVGVRVAHLGQSSVRYELAVFREGEDAACAQGHFVHVYVDRGSRRPTPLPAELRRVLEGLRVDQQG; from the coding sequence ATGACCCGTCCCGTGCCCCACCTGCGCGCCGCGTACCCGCACCTGCACCCTACGCCGACGCGCTGGGCCGACAACGACGTGTACGGCCACGTGAACAACGTGACCTACTACGCCTATTTCGACACGGCCGTCAACACGTATCTGGCGCGGGCGGGCGTGCTGGACCCGCAGCGCGGCGCGGTGATCGGACTGGTCGTCGAGACGGGCTGCGCCTTCTTCGCCCCGGCGAGTTTTCCAGACGCGCTGCTGGTGGGCGTACGGGTCGCGCACCTGGGCCAGAGCAGCGTGCGCTACGAGCTGGCCGTGTTCCGGGAAGGCGAGGACGCGGCCTGCGCCCAGGGGCACTTCGTGCACGTGTATGTGGACCGCGGGTCGCGCCGGCCCACGCCGCTGCCTGCCGAGCTGCGCCGCGTGCTCGAAGGGCTGCGGGTGGATCAGCAGGGTTAA
- a CDS encoding acetyl-CoA C-acetyltransferase codes for MDKAVIVAARRTPIGSFLGSLQGVSAADLGVAAALAALEGVGPEVRENLADVIVGNVLQAGQGMNVGRQIARRSDLGDHVPGLTVNRVCGSGLQAVIGAVQGLRSGDGQAYLAGGTEDMSRAPYLLPRAREGYRLGHGELLDSILSEGLTDVFHGYHMGVTAENIAAQWGVTREDQDAFALESQRRAAAAQSAGHFDAELAPVEVPGKKGPTTFARDEYPRESTAEGLARLKPAFSKGGTVTAGNASGLNDGAAMLLVCSESYAQERGLPVLAEIASYAAIGVDPAVMGIGPAKAVPIALKRAGLTLADVDLLELNEAFAAQSLAVVRDLGADPEKVNVTGGAIALGHPIGASGARVLVTLVHQLRRLNKEVGVASLCIGGGMGIAVTVRVRA; via the coding sequence ATGGACAAAGCAGTGATCGTGGCGGCGCGGCGCACGCCCATCGGCAGTTTTCTGGGCAGTCTGCAGGGCGTGTCGGCCGCCGACCTGGGTGTCGCGGCCGCGCTCGCCGCGCTGGAGGGCGTCGGGCCCGAGGTCCGGGAAAACCTGGCCGACGTGATCGTGGGCAATGTGCTCCAGGCCGGGCAGGGCATGAACGTGGGCCGCCAGATCGCCCGCCGCAGCGACCTCGGCGACCACGTGCCGGGCCTCACCGTGAACCGGGTGTGCGGTAGCGGCCTCCAGGCGGTCATCGGCGCGGTGCAGGGCCTGCGGTCGGGGGACGGTCAGGCGTACCTGGCGGGCGGCACCGAGGACATGAGCCGCGCGCCCTACCTGCTGCCCCGCGCCCGTGAGGGCTATCGCCTGGGGCACGGCGAACTGCTCGACAGCATTCTCAGTGAGGGCCTGACCGACGTGTTCCACGGTTACCACATGGGCGTGACGGCCGAGAACATTGCCGCCCAGTGGGGCGTGACGCGGGAAGACCAGGACGCCTTCGCCCTGGAAAGCCAGCGCCGCGCCGCCGCCGCGCAGTCGGCCGGGCATTTTGATGCCGAACTCGCGCCCGTGGAAGTGCCCGGCAAGAAGGGGCCGACCACCTTCGCGCGCGACGAGTACCCCCGCGAGAGCACCGCCGAGGGGCTGGCGCGCCTGAAACCGGCTTTCAGCAAGGGGGGCACGGTCACGGCTGGCAACGCCTCGGGCCTGAACGACGGCGCGGCGATGCTGCTCGTGTGCTCGGAATCCTACGCGCAGGAGCGCGGCCTGCCCGTCCTGGCCGAGATCGCCAGCTACGCGGCGATCGGGGTGGACCCGGCCGTCATGGGCATCGGGCCGGCGAAGGCGGTGCCTATCGCCCTGAAGCGCGCAGGGCTGACCCTGGCCGACGTGGATCTCCTGGAACTCAACGAAGCCTTCGCCGCGCAGTCTCTGGCGGTCGTGCGTGACCTGGGCGCCGACCCGGAGAAGGTGAACGTCACAGGGGGCGCCATCGCGCTGGGCCACCCCATCGGGGCGTCGGGGGCGCGGGTGCTCGTGACGCTGGTGCACCAGCTCCGGCGGCTGAACAAGGAGGTCGGTGTGGCGAGCCTGTGCATCGGCGGGGGCATGGGCATCGCGGTGACGGTGCGGGTCCGGGCGTGA
- a CDS encoding ankyrin repeat domain-containing protein, whose translation MTDSGRPGDTGRPADPDEASTLLFAAIHAHNLPGVQALIAAEPAVLGARSPSGLSPALFAAYYHRPDILRALIEAGAPLDVFEAAATGEVAALRGWLDRDPALVQACSPDGYAPLGLAALFGRTEAARLLLARGAPADAPSRGTPPVRPLHSAVSGLHRDLAGLLLDAGADVNAPQPGGLTPLMLAALRGDAELAELLLAHGAQAGATDDQGRSAADLAAEDGHAALVARLREAAGQPQETRNAALSRPGHTGHMNNDDKVIGQSGAVTGFDTPDPKDDAQVRYTTTPETDRVSSANHMTYEAPEVPDPAEVTGQFAHLATRDPGAMEHRLQEPEFAGAETTEGLGGEALAGVTPSAGLGLNASLITAASVSWGAADLNPGYTPPSESGPPHVSEQPGDLPPGETSELRAEVDGDSKYR comes from the coding sequence GTGACCGACTCCGGCAGGCCTGGGGACACGGGCAGGCCCGCAGACCCCGACGAGGCTTCGACCCTGCTGTTCGCGGCCATCCACGCCCACAACCTGCCGGGCGTGCAGGCCCTGATCGCCGCCGAGCCTGCGGTGCTGGGCGCGCGCAGTCCCTCGGGGCTCTCGCCGGCGCTGTTTGCGGCGTACTACCACCGCCCCGACATCCTGCGGGCGCTGATCGAGGCCGGCGCGCCACTCGACGTGTTCGAGGCGGCGGCGACCGGCGAGGTCGCGGCGCTCCGCGGCTGGCTGGACCGCGACCCGGCGCTGGTGCAGGCCTGCAGCCCGGACGGCTACGCGCCCCTGGGCCTCGCGGCGCTGTTCGGGCGCACGGAGGCGGCGCGGCTCCTGCTCGCGCGCGGCGCGCCCGCTGACGCCCCCAGCCGGGGCACGCCGCCAGTCCGGCCACTGCACTCGGCGGTGTCGGGTCTGCACCGCGACCTCGCCGGCCTGCTGCTGGACGCGGGGGCTGACGTCAATGCCCCGCAGCCGGGCGGCTTGACTCCCCTCATGCTCGCGGCGCTGCGCGGCGACGCCGAACTGGCCGAATTGCTGCTCGCGCACGGGGCCCAGGCCGGGGCGACCGACGACCAGGGCCGCTCGGCCGCCGACCTCGCCGCCGAGGACGGACACGCGGCGCTCGTGGCCCGCCTGCGGGAGGCGGCGGGCCAGCCTCAAGAAACCCGGAATGCGGCGCTCTCCCGGCCGGGCCACACTGGGCACATGAACAACGACGACAAGGTGATCGGCCAGAGCGGCGCGGTGACGGGCTTCGACACGCCCGACCCCAAGGACGACGCCCAGGTGCGCTACACGACCACCCCCGAGACGGACCGCGTGAGCAGCGCCAACCACATGACCTACGAGGCGCCCGAGGTGCCCGACCCGGCCGAGGTCACGGGCCAGTTCGCCCACCTCGCCACGCGCGACCCCGGCGCGATGGAGCACCGCCTTCAGGAGCCCGAGTTCGCCGGAGCCGAGACGACCGAGGGCCTGGGCGGCGAGGCGCTGGCCGGCGTGACCCCCTCGGCTGGGCTGGGCCTCAACGCCAGCCTGATCACTGCTGCGAGTGTGAGTTGGGGCGCCGCCGACCTCAATCCCGGCTATACGCCCCCCAGCGAGAGCGGCCCGCCCCACGTGAGCGAGCAGCCCGGCGACCTGCCGCCCGGTGAGACCTCGGAACTGAGAGCGGAGGTGGACGGCGACAGCAAGTACCGCTGA
- a CDS encoding non-heme iron oxygenase ferredoxin subunit, producing the protein MSERVKVGPENELPEGWQGEVQVDSVGVLVVRYEGQFYALRNNCTHKDFPLLGGEVVMGRITCEKHGAKFELSTGKAKTLPAVKPVKIYRTEVEAGEVYVSAL; encoded by the coding sequence ATGAGCGAGCGCGTGAAGGTCGGTCCCGAGAACGAATTGCCCGAGGGCTGGCAGGGCGAGGTGCAGGTGGACAGCGTGGGCGTGCTGGTCGTACGGTACGAGGGCCAGTTCTATGCCCTGCGCAACAACTGCACCCACAAGGATTTTCCCCTGCTCGGCGGCGAGGTGGTCATGGGCCGGATCACCTGCGAGAAGCACGGCGCCAAGTTTGAACTGAGTACGGGCAAAGCCAAGACCCTGCCCGCCGTCAAGCCGGTGAAGATCTACCGCACCGAGGTCGAGGCCGGCGAGGTGTACGTCTCGGCGCTGTGA
- a CDS encoding ribonuclease HII, with amino-acid sequence MPVPSTTPDWAFEREHWRRGHFRVAGVDEAGRGAWAGPVTVAAVILPGTAQDYPFRDSKQLSAAQREDYAAEVRRVALSWAVEHAWPDEIDRLNILGATHAAALRAIARLDPPPQALVTDYLRLRTPLPLSAPPKADALSYSVAAASLLAKTGRDQLMAELDAQYPGYGFAAHKGYGAPAHRAALAQLGVSGTHRRSYAPIARLLSGETGPLRLL; translated from the coding sequence ATGCCTGTTCCCAGCACCACCCCCGACTGGGCCTTCGAGCGCGAGCACTGGCGGCGCGGCCACTTCCGGGTGGCGGGCGTGGACGAGGCCGGACGTGGGGCCTGGGCAGGGCCGGTGACGGTGGCCGCCGTGATCCTGCCCGGCACGGCGCAGGACTATCCCTTCCGGGACAGCAAGCAGCTCTCGGCGGCGCAGCGGGAGGACTACGCCGCCGAGGTGCGCCGCGTGGCCCTGAGCTGGGCGGTCGAGCACGCCTGGCCCGACGAGATCGACCGCCTGAACATCCTGGGGGCCACCCACGCGGCGGCGCTGCGGGCCATCGCCCGGCTCGACCCGCCGCCGCAGGCCCTGGTGACCGACTATCTGCGTCTGCGCACCCCCCTGCCCCTGAGCGCACCCCCGAAGGCCGACGCCCTGAGCTACAGCGTGGCCGCCGCGAGCCTGCTCGCCAAGACCGGGCGCGACCAGTTGATGGCCGAACTCGACGCCCAGTACCCCGGTTACGGTTTTGCGGCGCACAAGGGCTACGGCGCGCCCGCCCACCGCGCGGCCCTGGCACAGCTGGGCGTCAGCGGGACGCACCGCCGCAGCTACGCCCCGATTGCCCGCCTGCTCAGCGGCGAAACTGGGCCTCTGCGGCTGCTGTAG